In one window of Mercurialis annua linkage group LG4, ddMerAnnu1.2, whole genome shotgun sequence DNA:
- the LOC126676612 gene encoding zinc finger protein ZAT9-like: MEIHKCKLCTKIFVNGKALGGHMKSHLATLPLPTKKTTTTTTIPHHHHQLGTESASSSYSLSASEEEEDEEEVEEKGLAYGLRENPKKSFKFADPEFSSVVVVQDRESETESRNPTRRRSKRTRKSGFLDNHHKLINFDVKKLKFNNTTSVLSSPLSPSPPPAVEPEPVSSVSDTSAELEDVAMCLMMLSRDAWLIRNKNKEERDQADETKKQEIIVKVSKIRGKFRCEKCRKLFRSSQALVSHKKICSLNGTELRNINSHSNERIFECPYCFKVFGSGQALGGHKRSHLMGSSGNASSATTPPATAGSGVSKLIDLNLPAPMDDDDYSVVSDA; the protein is encoded by the coding sequence ATGGAGATACACAAATGCAAGCTCTGCACTAAGATTTTTGTTAATGGTAAAGCTTTGGGTGGTCACATGAAGTCCCACTTAGCCACGTTACCTCTCCCTACAAAAAAAACGACGACGACGACGACGATTCCCCATCATCATCACCAACTCGGTACTGAGTCAGCTTCTTCTTCGTATTCTTTATCTGCTAGTGAAGAAgaggaagatgaagaagaagttgaagagaaaggtttggcttatggGTTACGAGAGAATCCCAAGAAAAGTTTCAAGTTCGCAGATCCTGAGTTTTCTTCTGTCGTCGTTGTTCAAGATAGAGAGAGCGAGACCGAGTCAAGAAACCCAACTCGTCGACGATCTAAACGAACTCGAAAATCGGGGTTTCTTGATAACCATCACAAACTGATTAACTTCGATGTCAAGAAACTTAAGTTCAACAACACAACTTCAGTTCTTTCGTCTCCGTTATCGCCATCTCCGCCGCCAGCGGTGGAGCCAGAGCCGGTAAGTTCCGTGTCAGACACTTCGGCTGAGTTAGAAGACGTTGCCATGTGTCTTATGATGCTTTCACGAGACGCTTGGCTGATCAGAAACAAAAATAAGGAAGAACGAGATCAAGCGGACGAGACGAAAAAACAGGAAATTATCGTGAAAGTCAGCAAGATTCGCGGCAAGTTCAGATGTGAAAAATGTAGGAAATTATTCCGATCATCGCAAGCATTAGTTTCGCACAAGAAAATTTGCTCTTTAAATGGAACAGAGTTGAGAAATATTAACAGCCATAGTAATGAAAGAATTTTTGAATGTCCTTATTGCTTCAAAGTATTCGGGTCGGGTCAGGCACTGGGCGGGCATAAAAGATCACATCTCATGGGCTCATCGGGAAATGCTTCTTCTGCCACTACACCGCCTGCCACCGCCGGAAGCGGGGTTTCTAAACTGATAGATCTTAACTTGCCGGCGCCGATGGATGACGACGACTACAGTGTGGTGTCCGATGCATAA